In Penaeus vannamei isolate JL-2024 chromosome 4, ASM4276789v1, whole genome shotgun sequence, a single window of DNA contains:
- the LOC113825960 gene encoding uncharacterized protein has product MNSRVLVGLLLCSLWASSESFLLLGTTAAVGTAAATAVTASAAAALGVGALAVLKGVLIGKHLKRRRYGRDVDAVQEDTAEDVAAEIAVAQQMDSAGCVAKLLCEIETMSADQLTPSMATFKTAFENNENFKDSRDMYNLAMKFGSTFGKKDAKACGVLFDKCVLSRDDLSFMLDSTFSC; this is encoded by the exons ATGAATTCTCGCGTGCTCGTCGGTCTCCTCCTGTGCAGCCTCTGGGCTTCCTCGGAATCATTCTTACTCTTGGGCACCACCGCCGCAGTCGGAACTGCCGCCGCCACCGCAGTTACCGCTTCTGCAGCGGCAGCTTTGGGCGTGGGCGCGCTGGCGGTGCTCAAGGGAGTTCTTATCGGGAAGCATCTGAAGCGCCGCCGTTACGGAAGGGACGTCGATGCCGTGCAGGAAGACACTGCAGAAGACGTTGCAGCCGAG ATTGCAGTGGCCCAGCAGATGGATTCAGCTGGCTGCGTGGCCAAGCTCTTGTGCGAGATCGAGACCATGTCTGCTGACCAACTGACTCCTTCTATGGCCACCTTCAAGACTGCTTTCGAGAACAACGAGAACTTCAAGGATTCCCGAGACATGTACAATCTGGCCATGAAATTCGGCTCCACATTCGGCAAGAAGGACGCCAAGGCCTGCGGCGTCTTGTTCGATAAGTGCGTCCTCTCCAGAGATGATCTTTCCTTCATGCTGGATTCCACCTTCTCTTGCTAA